A genomic region of Chionomys nivalis chromosome 12, mChiNiv1.1, whole genome shotgun sequence contains the following coding sequences:
- the LOC130885260 gene encoding olfactory receptor 4N4C-like, whose product METENRTVVTEFILIGLTQSQEIQLLVFFLSLIFYTIILPGNVFIILTILSDPGLGAPLYYLLGNLAFLDASYSFIVTPRMLADIFSEKKVISYKDCITQLFFLHFLGGGEFLLLVVMAFDRYIAICRPLHYSTVMSPRACYVMLLAPWLGGFVHSVIQVILILRLPFCGPNHLDNFFCDVPQVIKLACTDTFAVELLMIFNSGLLTLVCFLGLLISYAVILCHVHRSASEGKNKAISTCTTHVIIIFLMFGPAIFIYTRPFTALAADKVVSFFHTVIFPLMNPVIYTLRNQEVKTSMKKLIIRHIVC is encoded by the coding sequence ATGGAGACAGAAAACAGGACAGTTGTCACAGAATTCATCCTCATCGGACTCACACAGTCACAGGAAATTCAGCTCTTAGTCTTTTTTCTAAGCTTAATTTTCTATACCATCATCTTGCCTGGAAATGTCTTCATCATTCTGACCATCTTATCAGATCCTGGGCTCGGTGCCCCACTTTATTACCTCCTGGGAAATTTGGCTTTCCTGGATGCCTCCTATTCCTTCATCGTGACTCCCAGGATGTTGGCCGACATCTTCTCTGAGAAGAAGGTAATCTCCTATAAAGACTGCATCACTCAGCTATTTTTCTTGCACTTTCTTGGAGGAGGGGAATTTTTACTTCTGGTTGTGATGGCCTTCGACCGCTACATTGCCATCTGCAGGCCTTTACACTATTCCACTGTCATGAGCCCTAGAGCCTGCTATGTGATGCTGTTGGCTCCATGGCTTGGAGGTTTTGTTCATTCCGTAATTCAGGTTATCCTCATCCTCCGTTTGCCCTTCTGTGGTCCAAATCATCTGGACAacttcttctgtgatgttcctcaGGTCATCAAGCTAGCCTGCACAGACACCTTTGCTGTTGAGCTCCTAATGATATTCAACAGTGGCCTGCTTACCCTTGTCTGCTTCCTTGGGCTGCTGATTTCCTACGCAGTTATTTTATGCCATGTTCACAGGTCAGCGTCTGAAGGAAAGAACAAAGCTATATCCACGTGTACCACTCATGTCATAATCATATTTCTTATGTTTGGACCTGCAATCTTCATCTATACACGTCCATTCACAGCTTTAGCAGCTGACAAGGTGGTTTCTTTCTTCCACACTGTAATATTTCCCTTGATGAATCCTGTGATTTATACTCTTCGAAACCAGGAAGTAAAAACTTCCATGAAAAAGTTAATCATTCGCCACATAGTTTGTTAA